DNA from Intestinimonas massiliensis (ex Afouda et al. 2020):
CTGAGGGCCGGAGCATCGGTGGATTTTTCCGGTCCCCTCTTGATTTAGAACAAATGTTTTGATATGATATCGAATAGATGTACGATGCCCCGTTGAACGCCGGCCCCGGTACGGGGTCCGGCGCGGGGAAGGAGGTCGGAACCGCATGCCCGATTTTCACGTTGTCTCCCCTTATCAGCCCGCCGGCGACCAGCCGCAGGCCATTGAGGCCCTGGCCAAGGGCGTGGAGCTGGGGCTGACCGAGCAGACTCTGCTGGGGGTCACCGGCTCGGGCAAGACCTTCACCATGGCCAAGGTCATCGAGCAGGTCCAGCGGCCCACCCTGGTGCTGGCCCACAACAAGACCCTGGCCGCCCAGCTCTGCGCCGAGTTCAAGGAGTTCTTTCCCGATAACGCGGTGGAGTATTTCGTCTCCTACTACGACTACTACCAGCCCGAGGCCTATATCCCCCACACCGACACCTTCATTGAGAAGGACTCGGCGGTGAACGACGAGATCGACCGGCTGCGCCTCAGCGCCACCGCCTCCCTCATCGAGCGGCGGGACGTGATCGTGGTGTCGTCGGTGTCCTGCATCTACGGACTGGGCGAGCCCGACGACTACGCCAAGATGATGGTCCCCCTGCGGGTGGGGGACGAGTTTCCCCGGGATGAGCTGCTGCGCCGCCTGGTGGAGATCCGTTACGAGCGCAACGACATCGCCTTCGAGCGGAATATGTTCCGGGTCCGGGGAGACACGGTGGAGATCTGGCCGGCCTACTTCAAAGACACCGCCATCCGGGTGGAGTACTTTGGGGACGAGATCGACCGGCTCAGCGAAATCAACGTGGTCACCGGCACTCCCATCCGGCGTCTGGAGCATCTGCCCATCTTTCCCGCCAGCCACTACATCACCCCCAAGGAGAAAATGGACGCCGCCATCCAGGAGATCTACCGGGAGCTGGAGGAGCGGGTGGCCTTCTTCGAGGAGCGCAATATGCTGGTGGAGGCCCAGCGCATCAAGCAGCGCACCCTGTACGACATCGAGATGATGCAGGAGCTGGGCTATTGCTCCGGCATCGAGAACTACTCCCGGCCCATCGCCGGGCGGCCGGTGGGCTCCGCCCCCATGACGCTGATGGACTACTTCCCCGACGATTTTCTGATGTTCATCGACGAGAGCCACGTCACCCTGCCCCAGGTTCGGGCTATGTATAACGGCGACCGGGCCCGCAAGACCACTCTGGTGGACTACGGCTTCCGTCTACCCTGCGCGTTTGATAACCGTCCGTTGAAATTTGACGAATTTGAACAGCGAGTAAACCAGGTGGTCTACGTCTCCGCCACTCCCGGCGACTACGAGCGGGAGCGCTCCGGCCAGATCGTGGAGCAGGTCATCCGGCCCACCGGCCTGCTGGACCCTAGGGTGGAGATCCGCCCGGTGGAGGGCCAGATCGACGATCTGATCGGGGAGATCAACGACCGGGTGGCGCGGAAGGAGCGGGTGCTGGTCACCACCCTGACCAAGCGGATGGCCGAGGACCTGACCGCCTACCTGAAAAACGCGGGGATTCAGGTGCAGTACATGCACCACGACATCGACACCATCGAGCGGCAGGAGATCATCCGGGACCTGCGGCTGGGGACCTATGACGTGCTGGTGGGCATCAACCTGCTGCGGGAGGGTCTGGACCTGCCGGAGGTCAGCCTGGTGGCCATTCTGGACGCCGACAAGGAGGGCTTTCTCCGCTCGGAGACCTCCCTCATCCAGACCATCGGCCGGGCGGCCCGGAACGCCGACGGCCTGGTGGTCATGTACGCCGACGCCGTCACCCCCTCCATGCGCCGTGCCATGGACGAGACCGAGCGCCGCCGGGCCAAGCAGGACGCATTCAACCAGGCCCACGGCATCGTGCCCAAGACCATCATCAAGTCGGTCCGGGACGTCATCGAGCTGTCGGCGGAGGAAGAGGAGACCGAGCAGCTCATGCGCCGCAAGACCAGCTTGACCAAGAAGGAGCGGGACGCCGCCATTGAGAAGCTGGAAAGAGAGATGCGGGAGGCCAGCAAGCGGCTGGAGTTCGAGTACGCCGCCGTATTGCGCGACCGCATCATCGAGCTCAGAGGGAGGTAAGCATGTCCCAGTGGAGCACCCTGACCCGGTTTCAGCGGGTCCTGCTGATCGCTCTGACCGCCCTGCTGGCGGTCTTTACCGTCGTCTACCCCGTCCTCAGCCGCCGGAAGGGCATTCAATATCGGGACGCCCTGCTGCTCTGGTCCGCCCAGGGGGAAAACGACGTCTACGCCGGCCGGGTGGACGGGGCGCGAACCGTCTTTACCGTCGCTCCGGACGGGACCATTCAGTACCGCCGCGGCGATACCGACTACGGCCCCTATACCGTCGCCCTGGACCCCTCCGCCGTCCCCCGGGACAGCGACATGGCCGATGTGCTCACCGGGGTGGAGGTCCGCGACGGAGCGGATATCCTTTTCCGGGGCGGCTGGTATAACAGCAGCTTCCCTCTCCTGGTGGACGAAAACGGCGCGATGGAGCCCCTCTTCTCCCTCTCCGTCCATACTTCTTCCGGCAAGGTCTACGGCCCCGACGGGCAGGCCCTCGCCCCCTCCTACGAGCCCACTGCTTCCTTCCTCCTCCAACTGGCGCTGGAGCCCCCTCTCACCCACCGGGGCGAGCTCTACGCCTATTTTACCGGCACCCTGCTGGCCGTTGTGGGTATCGTCTCCATCCTGTTTGCCGACCGGCTCTTCCGCTGGGACCTCAGCTTCCGCATCCGGGACCCGGAGGGGGCCGAGCCCTCGGAGTGGGAGATCTTCACCCGTTACCTGGGCTGGATCGTCTGCACGGCGGGGGCTCTGATCGTCTATCTGATGGGCGCTTTCGCCATTGTCTGACCCCATTTTTCCTTCGTGCGAAGATAAAGGAGTAACAAATCTATGCTCGACCACATTTCCGTCAAGGGCGCCCGCGCCAACAACCTGAAAAACATCGACGTGACCATCCCCAGGGACAAGCTGGTGGTGCTGACCGGCCTGTCCGGCTCGGGCAAGTCCTCCCTGGCCTTTGACACCATCTACGCCGAGGGGCAGCGCCGCTACGTGGAGTCCCTGTCCTCCTATGCCCGGATGTTCCTGGGCCAGATGGAGAAGCCCGACGTGGACTACATCGACGGCCTCTCCCCCGCCATCTCCATCGACCAGAAGACCACCTCCAAAAACCCCCGCTCCACCGTGGGCACCGTCACCGAGATCTACGACTACCTCCGCCTGCTGTGGGCCCGGGTGGGCACTCCCCACTGTCCCAAGTGCGGCAAGGAGATCCGGCAGCAGACCGTGGACCAGATCATCGACCAGGTGATGGCCCTGCCCCCGGCCACCCGCATCCAGGTCATGGCCCCCGTCATCCGGGGCAAGAAGGGCGAGCACCTGAAGATCTTCGAGGACGCCCGCAAGTCCGGCTACGTCCGGGTGCGGGCCGACGGGTCCATCTACGACCTGACGGAGGAGATCCGGCTGGATAAGAATAAAAAGCACAACATCGAGGTGGTGGTGGACCGCCTGGTCATCAAGGAGGACATGGCCCGCCGCCTCACCGACTCGGTGGAGATCGCCGCCAACCTGTCCGGCGGCCTGGTGGTGGTCAACATCGTGGGGGAGGACCGGGACATCCTCTTCTCCCAGAACTACGCCTGCGAGGACTGCGGCATCTCCATCGAGGAGCTCTCCCCCCGGATGTTCTCCTTCAACAACCCCTTTGGGGCCTGCCCCACCTGCACCGGCCTGGGGGCTCAGCTCAAGGTGGACCCGGCCCTCATCATCCCCAACCCCGGTCTCTCCATTCTGGAGGGGGCCATCACCGCCTCGGGCTGGAACAACGTCAAGTCCGACTCCATCTCCCGCATGTATTTCGAGGCCCTGGCCCAGAAGTACAAATTCAAGCTGAACACCCCGGTGAAGGACCTGCCGCCGGAGGTGCTGGACGTCATTCTGTACGGCACCAAGGGGGAGAAGCTGAAGCTGACCTACGACCGGGCCAACGGCCAGGGGACGCTGTACCAGGCCTTCGAGGGCGTGGTGAACAACCTGGAGCGCCGCTACCGGGAGACCCAGTCCGACGGGATGCGCCGGGAGCTGGAGGAGTGCATGACCGAGCGGCCCTGTCCCGACTGCGGCGGCAAACGGCTGCGGAAGGAGGCCCTGGCGGTCACCGTGGGGGGCATCAGCATCTACGCGTTCTGCCAGAAGCCGGTGACCGAGGCCCTGGCCTTCGTGGACGCGCTGGAGCTCTCTGCCCAGAAGATGCTCATCGCCGCGCGCATTTTGAAGGAGATCAAGAGCCGGCTGGGCTTTCTCCAGTCGGTGGGCCTACAGTACCTGACCCTGAACCGGGCGGCCGCCTCCCTGTCCGGCGGCGAGAGCCAGCGCATCCGCCTGGCTACCCAGATCGGCTCCTCTCTGATGGGGGTGCTGTATATCTTGGACGAGCCCTCCATCGGCCTGCACCAGCGGGACAACGACAAGCTGCTGGCCACCCTCAAGCACCTGCGGGACCTGGGCAACACCCTTCTGGTGGTGGAGCACGACGAGGACACCATGCGCCAGGCCGACTATATCGTGGACATCGGCCCCGGGGCCGGGGTCCACGGCGGACAGGTGGTGGCCTGCGGCACCGCCGAGGAGGTCATGAACACCCCCGGCTCCATCACCGGCGACTACCTGTCCGGGCGCAAAACGATTCCCGTCCCTGCCCAGCGGCGGGCGGGCAACGGCCACACGCTCACCATCCGGGGGGCGGCGGAAAACAACCTGCGGCACGTGGACGTTTCCATTCCCCTAGGCACCTTCACCTGCGTCACCGGCGTGTCCGGCTCGGGCAAGTCCTCCCTCATCAACGAGATCCTCTACAAAAGGCTGGGGGCCGACCTGAACCGGGTCAAGGTCCGCCCGGGCAAGCACGACTCCATCGAGGGCGAGGAGTTTTTGGACAAGGTCATCAACATCGACCAGTCCCCCATCGGCCGCACCCCCCGGTCCAACCCGGCCACCTACACCGGGCTGTTCAACGACATTCGGGACCTGTTCGCCACCACGGCCGACGCCAAGGCCCGCGGCTATGGGCCCGGCCGGTTCTCCTTCAACGTCCGAGGCGGCCGGTGCGAGGCCTGCGCCGGCGACGGCCTCATTAAGATCGAGATGCACTTCCTCCCCGATATCTATGTGCCCTGCGAGGTCTGCAAGGGCAAGCGCTACAACCGGGAGACCCTGGAGGTGCGCTACAAGGGCAAGAACATCTATGAGGTGCTGGAGATGACGGTGGAGGAGGCCCTGGGCTTCTTCGAGCACCTGCCCAGGCTGTACAACAAGCTCCAGACCCTGTACGAGGTGGGCCTGAGCTACGTCAAGCTGGGTCAGCCCTCCACCGAGCTGTCCGGCGGCGAGGCCCAGCGGGTCAAGCTGGCCACCGAGCTGGCCAAGCGCTCCACGGGTAAGACCATCTATATTCTGGACGAGCCCACCACCGGCCTGCACACCGCCGACGTCCACAAGCTCATCGAGGTGCTCCAGAAGCTGGTGGACGCGGGCAACAGCGTGGTGGTCATCGAGCACAATCTGGACGTCATCAAGACGGCGGATCATATTATCGACCTGGGCCCCGAGGGCGGCGACGGCGGCGGCGGCATCGTCTGCACCGGCACCCCCGAGGAGGTGGCCCAGTGCAGCGCCTCCTACACCGGCCGCTACCTCAAGCGCATGCTGTAGGGGCTGGGTCCTCCTCCAAATTTTTATGAAATCTTCCTGTTATACCCCCGCCGCTTATGGTAGAATAAAGGTACCCTTTCTGCCGATGAGGTGACACACTTGGATTTTGCACAGTGGCTGACGGAAAATCCCGCCGGCGAGCTTTTCTATACCTTTCTCATCGCCATGCTCCCGGTGGTGGAGCTGCGGGGCGCCATTCCCGTGGGCGTGGGGATGCTGGGGCGCAGCGCCCTGCCCTCGGTGTACCTGGCCGCCGTGCTGGGCAACATGCTCCCCGTACCCTTCATCATCGTCTATATCCGCCGCATCTTCCAGTGGCTGCGCAGGCGCAGCCGCCGCCTGGACGGCCTGGTGACCCGTCTGGAGACCAAAGCCCACCTGAAGGGCCGGATGGTCACTCGGTACAAGTACCTGGGGCTTTGCATCCTGGTGGCCATTCCTCTGCCCGGCACCGGGGCCTGGACCGGAGCTCTGGTGGCCGCCTTCTTGGATATGCGGCTGCGCAGCGCCGTGCCCGCTATTTTCCTGGGCGTGGTCATCGCCGGGATTCTGGTATCCCTGGTCACCGGCGGCGTGATCGCGGCATTTTTTTAAGGGATTGCCGCATAATTCAACGCGTGCAGATTGGAGCGAAAATTTCTGCCTCAAAAAGGCGCAAAACCACAGGAATACTTTGTGTATTGCAAGGTTTTGCAACGCATTTGTGGGGCAAATTGGCCGCCAAGACGTGTGTGGGGAATTGTGCGGTGATGCCTTAACAAACGCCCCCTTTTCCGCATAGAATGGCGCGGAGGTGGGTATTGTGCTGCAAGCAATCGTGGAAATTCTGCTGTCCCTTCTGGCCGTTTTCGGGCTGCTCTGTCTGAGCTGGCTGCTCTTCGGGCGGCTGCTCTCCCCCGCGTCCTGGTCCGCCCCGGCCTATGCCGTGGTGCCTGCCCGGGGGGATGGAGCCGGTCTGGAGCAGACGGTGAAGGGACTTTTGTGGCTCCGGGCGGGCCATCTGGAGCGCTTCACCCTGGTCATCGCCGACGCCGGGCTGGACAGTGAGGGCCGCAGGCTGGCCCGGCTGCTGGCGGACCGGGAACCAGGGGTGCTCCTGTGCCCGCTGGCCGCGCTGCCCGACCGGCTGACGGAGGGCTAACCCAGAACGGGAGGTCGAGTACATATGGAGGAGACCCCGGCGCTGCACAGCATCGACGGGACGGTGGACGCGGTGATCTTCCAGAACGAGGAAAACGGCTACACCGTCCTGCGTCTGGAGGTGGGCGCTCCGGAGCCGGTGACGGTGGTGGGGTGTATCCCCGGCGTGGCGCCCGGCGAAGGACTGACCGTCACCGGCACCTGGGGCCGCCACGCCTCGTACGGGGAGCAGTTCAAGGCCGAATCGGTGGAGCGCCGGGTCCCCGCCGGGGAGAAGGCCATGCTGGAGTACCTGTCCTCCGGCATCCTCAAGGGGGTGGGCGCCGCCACCGCCCGGCGGCTGGTGGAGGAGTTCGGCGCCGACCTTTTCACGGTGCTGGAGGAGCAGCCGGAATTGCTGACCAAAATCAAGGGCATCACCCGGAAGCGGGCCCTGGAGATCGGGGCGTCCTTCCGGCTCCAGATGGGGATGCGGCGGCTGCTGGACTTTCTGTCGGCCAACGGCCTGCCCCTCCAGTTGGGGATGCCCCTCTACCGCCGCTACGGCGTCCAGGCTCTGGAGGTGCTCCGGGACAACCCCTATTTGCTGGTGGACGAGGAGCTGGGGGTGGGCTTTTCCGCCGCCGACCAGTTGGCCCTCCGCCTGGGCATGGAGGGGGACGACCCCCAGCGGTTGGAGGCGGGGCTTCTGTTCGAGCTGTCCCACAACCTGATGAACGGCCACACCTTTTTGCCCCGGCGCAAGCTGCTGTGGGCCACGGGGGCCCTCATCGGCCTGGAGGACGCCGAGCCCCTGGAGGACGCTCTGACCACGCTCGTCGAACGGGGCGAGGTGGTCCGGGAATCCATCGCCGGGGAGGACGCCTGCTATCTGGCCCCCATGCAGGAGGCGGAGGAATACGTGGCCTTCCGCCTGGCCGAGATGGCCGCCCACGAGCTGCTCCCCCCGGCGG
Protein-coding regions in this window:
- the uvrA gene encoding excinuclease ABC subunit UvrA translates to MLDHISVKGARANNLKNIDVTIPRDKLVVLTGLSGSGKSSLAFDTIYAEGQRRYVESLSSYARMFLGQMEKPDVDYIDGLSPAISIDQKTTSKNPRSTVGTVTEIYDYLRLLWARVGTPHCPKCGKEIRQQTVDQIIDQVMALPPATRIQVMAPVIRGKKGEHLKIFEDARKSGYVRVRADGSIYDLTEEIRLDKNKKHNIEVVVDRLVIKEDMARRLTDSVEIAANLSGGLVVVNIVGEDRDILFSQNYACEDCGISIEELSPRMFSFNNPFGACPTCTGLGAQLKVDPALIIPNPGLSILEGAITASGWNNVKSDSISRMYFEALAQKYKFKLNTPVKDLPPEVLDVILYGTKGEKLKLTYDRANGQGTLYQAFEGVVNNLERRYRETQSDGMRRELEECMTERPCPDCGGKRLRKEALAVTVGGISIYAFCQKPVTEALAFVDALELSAQKMLIAARILKEIKSRLGFLQSVGLQYLTLNRAAASLSGGESQRIRLATQIGSSLMGVLYILDEPSIGLHQRDNDKLLATLKHLRDLGNTLLVVEHDEDTMRQADYIVDIGPGAGVHGGQVVACGTAEEVMNTPGSITGDYLSGRKTIPVPAQRRAGNGHTLTIRGAAENNLRHVDVSIPLGTFTCVTGVSGSGKSSLINEILYKRLGADLNRVKVRPGKHDSIEGEEFLDKVINIDQSPIGRTPRSNPATYTGLFNDIRDLFATTADAKARGYGPGRFSFNVRGGRCEACAGDGLIKIEMHFLPDIYVPCEVCKGKRYNRETLEVRYKGKNIYEVLEMTVEEALGFFEHLPRLYNKLQTLYEVGLSYVKLGQPSTELSGGEAQRVKLATELAKRSTGKTIYILDEPTTGLHTADVHKLIEVLQKLVDAGNSVVVIEHNLDVIKTADHIIDLGPEGGDGGGGIVCTGTPEEVAQCSASYTGRYLKRML
- a CDS encoding COG2426 family protein translates to MDFAQWLTENPAGELFYTFLIAMLPVVELRGAIPVGVGMLGRSALPSVYLAAVLGNMLPVPFIIVYIRRIFQWLRRRSRRLDGLVTRLETKAHLKGRMVTRYKYLGLCILVAIPLPGTGAWTGALVAAFLDMRLRSAVPAIFLGVVIAGILVSLVTGGVIAAFF
- the uvrB gene encoding excinuclease ABC subunit UvrB — translated: MPDFHVVSPYQPAGDQPQAIEALAKGVELGLTEQTLLGVTGSGKTFTMAKVIEQVQRPTLVLAHNKTLAAQLCAEFKEFFPDNAVEYFVSYYDYYQPEAYIPHTDTFIEKDSAVNDEIDRLRLSATASLIERRDVIVVSSVSCIYGLGEPDDYAKMMVPLRVGDEFPRDELLRRLVEIRYERNDIAFERNMFRVRGDTVEIWPAYFKDTAIRVEYFGDEIDRLSEINVVTGTPIRRLEHLPIFPASHYITPKEKMDAAIQEIYRELEERVAFFEERNMLVEAQRIKQRTLYDIEMMQELGYCSGIENYSRPIAGRPVGSAPMTLMDYFPDDFLMFIDESHVTLPQVRAMYNGDRARKTTLVDYGFRLPCAFDNRPLKFDEFEQRVNQVVYVSATPGDYERERSGQIVEQVIRPTGLLDPRVEIRPVEGQIDDLIGEINDRVARKERVLVTTLTKRMAEDLTAYLKNAGIQVQYMHHDIDTIERQEIIRDLRLGTYDVLVGINLLREGLDLPEVSLVAILDADKEGFLRSETSLIQTIGRAARNADGLVVMYADAVTPSMRRAMDETERRRAKQDAFNQAHGIVPKTIIKSVRDVIELSAEEEETEQLMRRKTSLTKKERDAAIEKLEREMREASKRLEFEYAAVLRDRIIELRGR